GAAAGGTGTCATTCGCTTGTAATCGCTAAAGCGCAGGATCTTAGTGAAAAAACCGAGGTTCTCTTCTCGGCAGGTCATAATGATCTGTCGGTTCACAGGATCATAGATATCGAAATTGTTGGCGGCCTTGAACATGCCAACATGCTCTTTTACAAAGTATAGATTTCGGTTGAGGACGGAATTCATGCGGAGGTATGAGGTTTGGGGTTGGTTTAATTTTGTTGGATGAAAGTAGGATTTTTAGGCAGCGCTTGTGCCATGCCAATTTGTATTACTACTCATTTACAATTCGTTGAATTCTCATTCTATGCTGCCGTTGCAGTAGAATTGGATAGAAGTTACCTACGATATTGATGAGGTTGGTTACAGCTATCAATAGGTCATATCCTTTCCACAGCAACAACACAGAAACCATCATAATGGACACAAATGAGGCTAGATGCCCGAACTCTGATCGCTTCGATTGTTCGATAAGGTTGGCAATGCCTTGGCGCGTTCCGTTAAAGTATCGCTTTCTGTTCTTTGCCTTTCCCCAATAGGCCAACATCAGTAAGGTTCTGAAATACTTGAGCCCCATTATGCGGACAACCAGAGCCAAGGTCTTCGGTTGCGATATTGTATAGTAAGATGCTGGCAATAGCCTGTATGTTGGAAATACGAAGCCGACAAAAGCAAACACTCCGGTAATGAAGAGGTTGATGATCATGGCCGTGAAGAGCATTTCTCCGGTACCCATACGGTCGGCATCCATTTGGAACAGCACGCGCAGTAACTCTACTGAACGGTAGAGAAGGAATAACGAAAAGAAGGGGAATAGCACGCGTTTAACGGTCATTGATCATCGTCTTATGGCCATTTCTGCTCCTTTCTGTGTAAGCGGTTTGGAGATGAATGGATCTGATCGGATGAAAGTAAGATTTTGACCGTGTTCTACACACCATGTCATCGTTTACGCACAACATTGCACGTGATACCGACACCTGCCATGCGGCATAAAGCCTACCTTAAATGACCATTCAGGAATTGGGCCACTTCTTCCAAGCATTTTTCTCCTTCGGGCAGACCGCGCTCTGACTGAAAGGCGTGCCACATCCCTTCCCAGATCCTGAGCTCCACGCTAACATTTGCATACTTCATAGACCAATAGAGTCGGACACAATCACTTAGAAAGAGGTCTCTTGTGCCTGTGGTGATGATGGTGGGCGGAAAACCTTTTGAGTAATCTGCATACACCGGAGAAAGGTACGGGTCTATAAGAGGTCGGTCATTGACATATGCCTTTACGGCCTTGTTCAATTGGCCGTTCCAGGCAAGAATTGGATCGCGATGACCGTTTGCCTTGTAACTGTCGCCCACACCGCTAAGGTCTGTCCAAGGAGTAAAAAGACCAACAGCAACAGGCATTGGCAGCTGATTGTCTCTGGCCTTAAGTAGCATGGTCAAGGCCAAATTACCACCTGCCGATTCGCCAATGACCAGTGTTTTTGCTGCGGGATGGATCGCTGTGATGGCAGCATAAGCATCATACAATTGATTGAGTGCTCTTGGAAACTTGGCCTTAGGACTTAGGTCGTAGCTGAGCGAAATAACGCGAACACCCAATTTGGCAGCCATGTATAGCGCTGTAAGGTCATCGGCAGAACCGATCAGGAAAGCCCCTCCATGAATGTAAATGGCCACAGCACTGTCGTTTTTCAGCACAGGCGGACTGATAACCAATATGGGGACATTGGAGATGGTGTCTACAGAAACATGTAGATCCAGATCTTGAGCAAGGCTTGTAAACAATGGGCCATCGGATGCCGCCAGTTTTTCGCGGACCATCATTGTCAATTTCTCGGTAAATGGAATCACAGGTACCCTGGTGGCCTTATGTTCCTTAATGAAACCAGTTGCTTGGCCACTTATGGTCTTAGACTGCTTATGAGTGATGGAGCAGGACGCAAAGAACGTCAGTAGGAAGAGAGCGGTGCTTAGTGGAAGATGTTTCAATATACAATGCTGTTGCAGAAAGCGAACGTAGGAATAATTGTGTGCGTAATTGCTTAGGTGCTTCGAGTGTTGGCAGAAACCACCAAGGCTTGCGTACTATTTCGAGCCCCTATTTTTATAGTAGTGGTGTGCTGCCATTTTCTTTCAATGTTTCACAATGAGTTTAGTTGCATTTCCGCTGTCAGCCCGAATGAAGTATATACCATTTGCCAAAACAGAAACGTCAATTTCAACCTGTCCGTTTTTAACTGTCACCGATGAAAGGTTTCTGCCAGAAAGGTCTGTCAAATGGATGTGATTGCTGATAGTCTGAACCAT
This genomic window from Flavobacteriales bacterium contains:
- a CDS encoding alpha/beta hydrolase; translation: MKHLPLSTALFLLTFFASCSITHKQSKTISGQATGFIKEHKATRVPVIPFTEKLTMMVREKLAASDGPLFTSLAQDLDLHVSVDTISNVPILVISPPVLKNDSAVAIYIHGGAFLIGSADDLTALYMAAKLGVRVISLSYDLSPKAKFPRALNQLYDAYAAITAIHPAAKTLVIGESAGGNLALTMLLKARDNQLPMPVAVGLFTPWTDLSGVGDSYKANGHRDPILAWNGQLNKAVKAYVNDRPLIDPYLSPVYADYSKGFPPTIITTGTRDLFLSDCVRLYWSMKYANVSVELRIWEGMWHAFQSERGLPEGEKCLEEVAQFLNGHLR